The Syntrophales bacterium DNA segment TCATCGAAAATGAGACTTATTGCATAACCACGGCATCCACCGGATCGGCCATAAAGCCGGCCTCCCGGTGATGCCAGGCGTTACAACATGGAAGCCCTTTCAGGTGACGCACTCTGTTCATCACCCCGCCGTCCCCGCCGAACATACGTTGTTCAACCTCGTTCCCTGCAACCGGGAACTGGAGGTGGCCATGACCCAGTTTCTCGATCGTGCGCCGGATGTTGCTTAACTCCTTTTCATGTTATATAAATCCTGAATAAAATTGGTTGCAGGAAAAATATATGATCGGTATTTCAAAATTGTACTGTGGAGCGGTAGAGGCCGCTGATGTCCTTCGCTACGGTAGGGAATCGGGAAAACTTCCCTCTCATCTCCTCCAGTTTTCGGCGGACAAAAAACCCGTGGTTGTTTGGAACACGACCAGACGGTGCAATCTGAAGTGCATCCATTGTTACTCCAGTTCACAGAATATTCATTATGCCGATGAATTAACAACAGATGAGGGGAAAAAGTTAATTACCGATTTGGCTGCCTTCGGCTGCCCGGTGATCCTCTTTTCCGGTGGCGAACCCCTGATGCGGGAAGATCTTCCTGAATTGGCCCGGTTTGCCGTGGATCAGGGGATGCGGGCCGTGATCTCCACCAACGGCACCTTGATTACTAAGGAAAAAGCGGAAGTATTCAGAGAGATCGGTCTGTCCTATGTCGGGGTCAGCCTCGATGGCGTCAAAGAGACCCATGACCGGTTCCGGGGGGTCAAGGGGGCCTTTGACACGACGATGAAGGGGATTAGTATCTGCCGGGATGCGGGGATCAAGGTAGGCATCCGCTTTACGATGAACAAGAAAAATGCAGGAGATATTCCGGCTATTTTTGATCTCCTTGAAAAGGAAGACATCCCGCGGGTATGTTTCTATCATTTCGTCTATGCGGGCCGCGGATCGAAGCTGATGGAGGAAGACCTGTCCCACGAAGAAACACGGGCAGCCCTAGACCTCATCATGGACAGGACCCGTGACCTTTTTATCCGGTCAACACCACGGGAGGTCCTGACCGTGGACAACCATGCCGACGGACCTTATCTCTATCTGCGCCTCCTGAGGGAGGACCCCCGCAGAGCGGCGGAGGTCATGGAACTCTTGCTGATGAATGGGGGAAACAGTTCCGGCCACGGTATCGGTTGTGTGAGCTGGGATGGTGAGGTCCATGCGGATCAGTTCTGGAGAGGCTTATCCTTTGGTAATGTAAGGCAGCGTCCCTTTGGCGAGATCTGGATGGATACCTCAAATGAACTGATGGCGAAGCTGAAAGATAAAAAACATCATCTGAAGGGAAGATGCGCCACCTGCCGCTGGCTCGCAATCTGTGGGGGTAATTTTCGGGCCAGGGCAGAAGCGGCTACCGGTGATATATGGGCCCCCGATCCTGCTTGTTATCTTACCGATGATGAGATTAAAGTTTAAGGAGGAGACGATGTATTTCCCGAGTTATCGGCCAAGGCGATTGAGAAAGAATGAAAATTTCCGGAGGATGATCAGAGAAACCAATCTGTCTGTGGATGATCTGGTCTATCCCCTCTTTGTGGTCCCCGGCAGGGGAATCAAAAAGCCGATTGCTTCTATGCCCGGTCATTTCCAGATGTCCTGCGATCATATAGTCAAGGAAGTGCAGAAGACAAAAGAGATGGGTATACCGGCGGTGCTCCTTTTCGGCATTCCTGAGAAGAAGGATGAAGTAGCATCGGGCGCCTTCGCTAAAGATGGGATCGTTCAGCAGGCGATAAGGAAGATCAAGAACGGGGTTTCCGATATCCTGGTAATTACCGATGTTTGCCTCTGTGAATACACCAGCCATGGTCATTGCGGGATGATCAAGAAGGGGGATATAGATAATGACACTACCCTTGAGGTCCTTGCAGAAACCGCCATCTCTCACGCCAGGGCAGGCGCTGATATGGTTGCCCCTTCGGCCATGATGGATGGCCAGGTGAGCGCTATTCGGGAGACCCTCGATGAGGCAGGATATGAAGATCTGCCGATCATGGCCTACTCAGCCAAATACGCCTCCTGTTTTTATGGGCCTTTCCGTGAGGCCGCCGAAAGTACCCCGCAGTTTGGCGACAGAAGGTCCTATCAGATGGATGCAGCCAACAGTGATGAGGCGATCCGGGAGATGACCCTCGACGTGGAAGAGGGTGCCGATATTATTATGGTAAAGCCCGCCCTCCCGTATCTTGATATTATCCGTCGGGCGCGGGAGGAATTCGACTTACCCCTTGCCGCCTATAATGTCAGCGGGGAGTTTGCCATGATCAAAGCGGCTGCCGCTTCTGGCTGGATTGATGGGGAGAGGGCAATGATGGAGGTCCTGACCTCTATAAAAAGGGCCGGGGCGGATATCATCATCACCTATTTTGCCCGGGATGCGGCAGGAGTACTCCAGAGGTAATTTTGACCGGCCTTCAGTTAAAGCTTCCCGCACCAACCCGCCCGCGCGGCGGCAGATCAGTTTTCTTCTTCACGTAGGATATCTACAACCTCAAATTCTCTGATGCCTCCCGGTGTTTTGACCTTGATATTATCACCGATGCTCTTACCGATCAGCGCCTTTCCTATGGGAGAGGTTACAGAAATTTTATTTTCACTAACATCAGATTCAAGGGGACCAACCAGTTGATATTTTATGTCATTTCCTGTGGCGACATCTTCAATGACAACCAATGAGCCAAAGACGACCCTGTCATTGTTGAGACCCTTTAAGTCAATGATGTTTGACAGGGCAAGATTATTTTCCATCTCCTGCACCTTGCCCTGAATGAAAGCCTGCCTTTCCTTGGCCGCCGCATATTCTGCATTTTCCGATATATCTCCGTGGGCTCTGGCTTCCTCAATATCTCTTATATTTTCAGGTATTGAAACTGTCTTCAGATATTCCAATTCTCTCTTTAATTTTTCAAACCCCGCTTTTGTAATAGGTATCTTCTCCATACACCTTCTCCCCCTCCAATCACGGCTTCACATGACAGACTGGCAACCCTCTCGGTGCTCAATCGTAGCCATATTACCGTCCGTAATTTTTAATGGAGAAATTTACCGGTGTCAAGGGTGATTTGTCAAGGCTGTGTTATCCCTTTCTTGCGAAGTTTTCTGAATTGTGTTAAAAATTAAACCATTGAGTTGTTAACCATGCCGGCAAATGGAGTGTATCACGGGGCGTATGCTTGATAAATACGATAGGGATATTAATTACCTGAGGATATCGGTCACAGACAGGTGCAACCTTCGTTGCGTTTACTGTACCCCCAGGGAGGGGCGATCTCTGTTGGGACATGATGATATCCTCCGATATGAAGAAATACTAAGGGTCATCAGAGTGGCTGTGAAGATGGGGGTTGTCAAGGTCAGGGTGACCGGTGGTGAGCCCCTCGTCAGGCGTAGCATTGTAGATTTCATTGCCTCCCTGAAGACGATAAAAGGTATTGATGACATTAGCCTGACGACGAACGGTATCCTCCTTGAGGCATTTGCAGAGAGGCTCTTTAATGCCGGTATGAAACGGATCAATATAAGTCTCGATTCTTTGAATGCCAGCAAATACACCCGTATTACCAGAGGAGGTGATCTGGACGCAGTTCTTCGGGGTATTGATGAAGTATACAGGGTCGGTTTTTTGCCTATCAAGATCAATACTGTGGCCATAAAAGGATTTAATGACGATGAAGTGCTGGATTTTGCAAGACTGACCCTCTATAAGCCGTATCAGATCAGGTTCATTGAGTTGATGCCGATAGGTGAGGCAGGCATGGAGAATAACGGCAGATATCTATCCAACGATATCATTAGGGAGAGAATCAACAGGCTTTACCGGCTCGAACCTGTCAATGGCAATCAGGAGCCAGAGGTCGGAGGTCAGGGATTGCCGCTCAGTGGCCCTGCACGGATGTACAGGATTACAGGTGGTGTGGGAGAGATTGGTTTCATAAGTCCGGTAAGCCGCCAGTTCTGTCTATCGTGTAACCGGCTCCGTCTCACCGCGGATGGTCATCTGCGGGCGTGTCTACTTTCAGATGAAGAGGTAGACCTGAAGGGTCCGCTGCAGGACGGATGTTCTGATGTGGAGTTAGAAGGGCTTATAAAAAGGGTAATTGCCGGAAAACCGGTACAATACAGTATGGCCTGTAATGAAAACCACATCAAAAAATGCATGCGAGAGATGTCTTCCATAGGTGGATGAGGAGCGGCGAGAGGGGGGAAGAGATGATTTTTAGTGAGGAGATAGCCAGGTCTTACGATGACTGGCTTCAGACACCCATCGGGTGTTATATTGATGGGAGGGAAAAGGAACTGATCCTTGCTCTCACCGTGCCGAGGGACGGCGAGAGGCTTCTTGACGTGGGCTGCGGTACAGGTGAGCATCTGCTCCTCTTCCGGGAAAAAGGTTGTGATGTGACGGGGATCGAACCGTCACCATTTATGCTTGAAGTAGCCAAGCAAAAACTCGGCAATCGAGCAGACTTCCATAAGGGGAAGGCCGAGGATCTCCCCTTTTCCGATAATGAATTCGATATCGTAACTTTGATTACCTCTCTCGAGTTTGCCGATGATCCCGAAAAGGCGATATCAGAGGCCATCAGGGTGTCACGGGACCGGGTCTTTCTCGGCGTCCTGAACAAATACTCTCTCCTCGGTGCCCAGCGGAGGTTAAAGTTGTTCGGCCCATCTGTGTATCACAGTGCCCGCTTTTTTCATATTGCTGAATTGACTACTATGGTGAGGAATCAGCTCCGTGGTGTCCATATCAAGTGGGGAAGTGTTATTTTTCTGCCCTACGGCTGCTATAAGTTTGCCAGAGTCATGGAAGAATCTATCCCGGTAATGAAAAATCCCTTCGGTGCCTTTGTCGGTCTGTCGTTTCCCGTCACCTTTATGTACAGGACGGTCCAGGATATCATCAGGAAACCCTTTAAGATAAAGGCAGAAAGTAGATATCCGGCGCGGGGAATTGTAAAGGAAATGAAGGAATGATGCGAGAAGCTATGCTATATGAAAAGATGGATGACGGCAAGGTGAAATGCCATCTCTGCAGTCACAGGTGCAGGATCGTCCCTTCGAAGCGTGGTATATGCGGGGTGCGGGAAAACAGGGAAGGGATACTTTACACTCTGGTCTATGGGATGATCGTTGCGGAGAATGTTGATCCCATAGAAAAGAAACCTCTTTTTCATCTCTGGCCGGGATCAAGATCATTTTCCATCGCCACGGTGGGGTGTAATTTCCGTTGTTCCTTCTGTCAGAACCACGATATCTCGCAGATACCCCGGGAGACGGGAAACATTGCGGGACGGGAGACCTCCCCTGTAGATGTTGTGGAAAGGGCTGTGAGGACGGGATCGAGGACTATTGCCTACACCTACACGGAGCCTACCGTTTTTTTTGAATTTGCCTATGATATTGCCCGCATTGCCCATGAAAGGGGATTAAAGAATGTCTTTGTGACCAACGGTTTCATGACCGAAGAGACCCTGGAGGTTATTGCACCCTATCTGGATGCGGCCAATGTGGATATGAAGTCTTTCCAGGATGATTTTTATAAAAAAAGGTGCGGGGCACGTCTGACACCGGTTCTTACCAGCTTAAGGAAGATGAAGAGTCTGGGTATCTGGGTGGAGGTGACCACCCTTCTCATCCCCGGTTTAAATGACAGCGAAGAGGAACTCCGGCAGATTGCCGAATTCATTTATTCAATCGGGGCGGAGACCCCTTGGCATATCAGTCGTTTTCATCCACAATATAAAATGAATACATTACCTCTCACGCCTGTTGAGACGATACACCAGGCCGCGCGCATCGGCAAGGCGTGCGGACTTAAGTATGTTTATGTTGGCAATGTGCCGGGGGATGAGGGGGAGGATACGGTATGTCCCCATTGTGGGGAACTTCTCATAGACCGCTACGGCTTCTATATTGAAAAGATTCGTCTCCAGGGATCAAACTGCCCCCAATGCGGTACCGCTCTGGATGGGATATTCTAAGGGGTTACCGGGTTTTTCCAGTCCATATTTTCATCTTCGTAAGATTGAGACAGCACCTCCCTGGCCTTCTCGAGACAAGCGGCAGGAACCAGAATCTCCACTCCACCCAGGCCATCAATCGTGACTGCATAAATTGTCCCTGCTACGTCATATTTCAATCGGGTGGGGATACCTTCCGTCTTTAACCTTCCCATGATGATGTACGCATTGGTCATACCCGACGCCGTATGGACAATTTCCCATTTTTCCTCGTCCACCCTGTCATCTCCTCTCACTTTTTCCCGGGGGATCGCCGGGATAAACTCTGGCGGTCTCGTCTTACCATCTATGATCGTTACTTCTTATACCACTTTTTTCTGCGAATTCCCAGATTATCCTGGTTACCCATAACAAGAGGACCATGGAGGTCGCCGAGAACCTGTACGGCGTTACGATGGCCAGGCAAGGTATTTCCACCGTGGTTTCTGTAAATCTCAACTAATCCTTCCCCAGGATAATTCTACCCTTTACAACTCCTGATAAAAATGGTTATAGAGAAAATGCGACAATATCGCTGAAAGCTGTCAGGCATCAGCCAATACCGGGCAACTGAATAATTCCTGATGTCTGATAATGGAAGGGAAGGATTTGGAAATGGGCATGGAAGGGAGGAGTTTTTTTGAGAAGCTGAAAACAGGACTCGCCAAAACGAGGGAGATCCTTGTCAAAAACATTGATGGCATTATCTTTGGGGGAAAGGTTATTGATCAGAAACTCTTTGAAGAACTGGAAGAGGCGCTGATAACGGCTGATGTGGGGCCGGCCTTTACCTATGATCTGATAGAAAAAATGAAAGAGCGGGTCAAGAGAAGGGAACTTAAGAGTCCGGAACTGCTGAGAAGTATCTTAAGGGATTACATGATGGACATCCTGAGGAAAAACGAATCCCCCCTGCTTATCCCCCGGAATGAGCTCTTTACCATTATGGTGGTGGGGGTCAATGGAACCGGTAAGACCACCACCGTCGGAAAGATGGCGTATAGTTTTCAAGAGGAAGGGAGGTCCGTCTTGTTAGCTGCGGCTGATACTTTCAGGGCTGCGGCAATCGAGCAGCTTGAGATATGGAGCCAGAGGGTGGGAGTTCCCCTGGTTAAACAGAAGACCGGTTCAGACCCTTCCGCCGTTGTTTTTGATGCCCTGCATATGGCAAAATCTAACAAAATAGATACAGTCATCGTTGATACGGCAGGCAGGCTTCACACTAAGGTTAATCTGATGGAGGAGCTGAAGAAGATGAAGCGCATCATGGGAAGGGAGCTTCCCGGTGCCCCGCATGAGATCCTCCTTGTCCTTGATGCCACGACCGGCCAGAATGCCATTACCCAGGCGAAGATGTTCAACGAGGATATTGGTGTGACAGGAATCGTCCTGACCAAACTGGACGGGACGGCGAAGGGGGGGGTAATCATCAGGATTGCCAGGGAATTCAACATCCCGATACGGTATATCGGTATCGGTGAAGGTCTGGATGATTTGAGAAGGTTTGATAGTAAAGAATTTGTCAATGCCATTTTCGGGGAAAATTGAGGACTGGAGGTTCGGGTGATGAGGGGTGACCATACAAACAAACAAAGGTAACCCGACGATAACAAGATATGGGAAAGATATTTGCCATTGGTGATATCCATGGCTGCCTCTTCAAGCTGAAGGAGATGATGACCCTGATCGAGATCGATCCGGTGGATGATACACTTGTCTTTGTGGGAGATTATATTGACAGGGGCCCCGATGTCCGGGGGGTTGTTGATCTGATCCTCCATATCAAGAGGACCATTAACGACGTCATTTGTCTGATGGGAAATCATGAGCAGTTGTTCCTCGACTATCTTGACGACATGAATAAGGACCTCTTTCTGATCAACGGTGGGATGAGTACTATTTTGTCGTACGGTCTTATCGGGCGAGGGGATGGTGAGAAGAGGAACGTTCCGGAGACCCACATGCAATTCTTCACCACCCTTTATCCGTACTATGAGACAGATGATTACATCTTTGTCCATGCCGGTTTGAGGCCTGGCATTCCTCTCGCACAGCAGGACAGAGACGATATTTTATGGATAAGGAATGAGTTTATAGCTTCTGACTATGATTTTGGAAAGCTCGTGGTCTTCGGCCATACACCCCTTTCCGCCCCATTGGTGGATACAAACAAGATAGGAATTGATACGGGGGCTGTTTATGGTGGAAAACTGACATGTGTGGAGCTACCAGAAATTAAGATACATCAGGTCTGAAGAAGGGGGGCTTTTACTGTCTCTGTAGCGAATGTGTTGACACACGTTTATAATCGTGTTAGATTATGCGTGTTTTGACCGGAATAACCATTGCCCCCGTAGCTCAGTAGGATAGAGCAACGGATTCCTAATCCGTGTGCCGGGCGTTCGAATCGCCCCGGGGGTACCAGATAGATCTTAAGAAAATTGGCTTGATTTTTTAGTTCTTGAGGTAAACCAAGTCTCTCAAAGTGTTCTTGCCTTTTTATTTTGAGACCTTGTCTTCCCTTATACCGGACTGGCGGATCCATTCTGCAACCTCGCTGTCCTCTGTAAACGATGTGTCCAGAAGTACCATCGTCCAGAGAAAACGGTTGCCTCCGGAAGAGGACGCCCCGGAACGCTGAAGCTCCTTCTGGAGTTGAGCCTTCTGTTCATTGATTTCTTGAGTGATACGCTTTAAGTCCTGGTTTTGCGGGGCATTCCGTGCCTGCTTGAGGGCTTGAAGACGGGCATCAAGGTCGTTGGGATCTTTCACCAGGATCCTTCCTCCGGTAGCTTTTTGCATGGCCGGTTCCAGGTTTGGTGAAAGGAGTCCGAAAAAGGCAACCCTGATATTACCGACCTTTTTGATGATGTACGGTGGAAAGAACGATACCTTACTTGATGGGTCTATCAGGTTGGCCGAGATCAGAGGAAGGCCATGGGATGCTTCCTGCTGCAGGAAATCTATTCCATGGAGCAGGTCTCTATCTCCCACATTGATGGCAACAACTCCCATCCGCCTGTAGGCACGGCTGATCAGTCAGGCTACGGTAAGAGCCTGCTTAGGGTCCGCTCCTGTTCCAGTATCGAAAAAAAGGTGTCCCGCATCAACGACCAGAACCGGCTCTCCATCGGTTCTTATTTTTTCTATAAATATTATCCGCCGGGCGAGACCACCCAGTTCTTTGTTTCCTCAGATAGGACAGGGAAAGATGTGTCCAGTTAGATTGCCGGTGTGGATTATTGTCAATCGAAGGGCCTCGGCATTTCCATCAGTGGTTGGAAAAAGATGGAGGACGAGCAGAAACAACCCGAAGGAGTACAAAAAATTTTTCTTTATATATTTGAAATGCTTAGGCCACAAAGACAATCTCCCCCCGAATTTGAACATTATTTGACCCGGAAATGGAGCCAATTTTAGAGCTTCGCTGTGTCCCGAAAAGGCATGAGGGCTTCAGCCGCTAACTTTTACGGCTGGTCTTAGCCGTAAATATAGAGATAAGCTGCTTGACCTTCTTGTTTTTGCATTTAGGACAGCTGACTTTAGTTTTGTCGTGTTCGGAGATGCTCTGTATCAATGAAAATTTATGCTGACATTTTTCACACCGATAATCATAAGTGGGCATCTTAACTCCTCCTTTTTAGCATCTTTAGGTATTCCTTTGTGTTGCTATTTTAATAAATTAGCACGTATTGTCAAGCGCTGATAACGGGACAGTTATCATTCTATATTTTTTGCCTCCTCGATCAGCATGATAGGGATACCGTCTTTGATCTCATATAAGAGCTTGCACTGGTCGCAGATCAGACCATCTTCCGTTTCATTAAGGTAGATCTCCCCCTTGCATCTGGGGCATGCCAAAATATCCAGCAGTTCTTTACTGATAGCCATGTTTGCCTCCCTTTTTCCCCTGTTCGTATGGTCCCTCTCTTTAGATACGTTTATCAAAAAAATACCGCGTAACCGATGACGCCAAATTGGGTATCAATACCCCGGTTTGGTTTTGCAAGAGTTGCATTCGAGATATGCCGCAGACGGTAGCCAAGATTGATGGCCGAATTTTTTGTGAGGAAGAAATACAGGCCCGCCCCGATGGCATTGGAAAAGATAAATCCATTGGCCTGATCTCTTGTAACTACGGAAATGTAATGTGGTCCAACACTCCCTGATATGTAGGCGGACAACTTGTCCGTGAGGGGGTGTGTGTACTGAACACCCAGACCGATGCCAAACTCGAAGTCCGTCTCGGGGTCTGTGACGGGATTAAACTGGGGTTCAAGATAACCAGAAAGACTTCCCTTCCAGTCTTTCATTTTTGGGAAATATTTTTTCAGGTCTATACCGAGATGCCAGATGAGTAGAACAGGTTGATAGTGACCCTCGTTAATTTCGCTCGTTCCAAAACCGGTGATGAAGGCCGATTCGGTCAGTAACCTGTCCTTAATAGAAGGCCTAGCAGATGATTCTTCACCTCCATAGGCTAAGCCATGGAAAAGGATGAGAACTAAGAAAAAAAAAGGGCGGATGAAATGGCGTGGCTTCAATTTACCTTCTCCTTTCTGTGGGTAGAAAATTTTTCCTTCACCTCATGAAAGACATCTTCGGCGGTGATTTCATACATGCATTTTTTCGTGGCGCACTTCTTTAAGAAACACGGGCTGCACGGTAGTCCTTTTTGAATCACCGTATGTCCCTGTCCAAAAGGTCCTGTCCGGGAAGGATCGGTAGGCCCGAAAAGGGCAACAACCGGTGTTCCTACTGCCGCTGCGATATGCATGGGACCTGAGTCGGTCGTGACCAGAAGCGCGGCTAACTGGTAGAGATAGGCAAGATCCCGAAGGGTCGTCCTGCCTCCCAAATTAATAGAGGGAAGGGTCATCAGGGATTGAAGGCGATGGATCTTCTCGCACTCACTTCCCGTGAAGATGACTCTGACCTTCAATTCTTCCGTGATCAGATCACATAACCGGGCAAATTTTTCTTCTTCCCAGAGCTTTGTTTCCCAGAAAGCGATTGGGTTTACTACCACAAAACCATCTTTTCTGTCAATATGATTCGTTTTTAAGAGCTCTTCCACTCTTTCTCTGTTTTCCTTTTGGATGGGGATCAGGAATTCTGGTTCCCCCATATCTGCGCCCAGGTAGCGGAGAAAGTCGAGGTAGCGAAAAACGGCGTGTTTTCCCATATCCTCGGGGATTTTTTCGTTGAGAAACAGACCACTCAATTCCTGCATGCTGTGGTAACCCAATTTTCTCCTGCCGGAACTGAGAAGGACAATAACAGCGCTCTTCAGGAGTCCATGAAAATCAATGACCAGATCGTAGGGCCGTCCCCTTATCGCCTTGATGAAGGATCGGATATCTTTAATTGTTTTACCGATATGGCCTTTTTTAAGGTCTCTGATCCACCGCTTTCGGTGAGAGACGATTACCCTGTCCAGATACGGGTGTTCCTTGATCAGGTCTGATGTGGCCTCTTCGATAACCCAGGTGATATCGGCAGTAGGGTAGAGTTTGCGCAGCGCAGCAAGCGAGGGGAGGGTATGGACGACGTCACCAATGGCGCTCAATTTAACAATAAGAATATTCACCTCTTGCGGTCCTCTATGATCCACTTGACGGCATCGAGTATATCTTCGGCGGTATAGGCCGGTTTGATCCTTTGGCAGATGATCTCCTTTTCCGTTTCCGACCCGTAGCCCGTTCTGACCAGGACCCCTTTTGCCCCGACCCTGCCCGCCAGAACGATATCTTTAATCATGTCTCCCACTACGTAAGAACGGGCAAGATCAATATCCATATCTTCCGAGGCCCTGATAAGCATTCCCGGCTCCGGTTTCCTGCATTTGCAGGAGGCTAAATATTCCCCCTTTCCCTCCGTCGGGTGATGAGGACAGTAGTAAAACCCGTCAATGACAGCTCCTTTTTCCCGGAGCGTCTTCTCGATATGCCGGTGCACCGTCCTGACAAAATCCTCTTTGAAATACCCTCTTGCCACACCGGACTGATTGGTGATCACCACAGCCTTCATCCCGCTTTCGTTAATCGTCCTGATGGCTTCAGATGTATGGGGAAAGAGTATTAATTTTTCCAGGCTGTCCAGATATCCCACCTCTTCGACGATTGTCCCGTCCCTGTCCAGGAAGACGGCGGCATTTTTTTTCATACTTCACCCTTACTCACCACTGCTTGCCCATTGCTGTCCTGGCGGCCTCATAAACATCGTCAACCCCTATCAGCTCCATGCAGCGGAAATCGGTCGGGCATCTCTCCTTGAGGCAGGGGCTACAAGGGACACCCCTGTAGATGACGATACTATTGTCACCCACGGGGGAAGTGGTAACGGGGTTTGTTGACCCGAAGATGGCGATGGTGGGGATAGCCAGCGCCCCGGCGACATGCATCAAGCCGGAATCGTTGGTGATAAAGAGGTTGCACCGGACGATCAGGGCGATCGCCTCCTTCAGCTCGGTCTTTCCCGCCAGGTTGATCAGGGTATGTCTGGCCCTGTCGGTAACGGCATCGGCGCTCTCCCTGTCTCCGGGGCTTCCGAAGAGAATCACACCGGCGGAAAAGTCATCAATCAACCTGTCGGCAACGGCGGCAAATCTTTCGGGAAACCACCTCTTTGCCGGTCCGTAGGTGGCGCCCGGCGCCACACCTACGAGAGGACGGTTGTCTGTCATCCCATATTCATTGAGTAATCTTTCCGAGAGGAGATGGTAGTCCTTCCCCGGCCTGAGGTGGATATCCCTTCCCGCCGATTGGCAGCCCAGAGATTTGACCATTTCGAGGTAATAGTCAATCTGGTGCATTCTTCTGATGGCCTTCGTCCTCTTCACCGCGTGGGTCAGAAGGAGGCCCCTCCCGTCGGAATTGTATCCTGCCCTGATCGGAATACCGGCCAGCCAGGTAATGATGGCAGCTTCAATGGCGTTTTGCAGGAGGATGGCCATATCGAATCTCTTATGCTTCAGTTCCTTAGTTATTTTCAGCTTCCCCGTGATGCCCGCATGTATACCGGAACTGTCCAGCAGGATAATCTCATCAATATCGTTACAAATACGAAATATCTCCGCTACCCATGGTCTTGTTAGGACAGATAACTTTGCCCCGGGAAAAGTCTTCCTCACGGCGGCGATGGCAGGAAGATTCATCACGACGTCACCTATCCAGTTCGTTGCCCGGATAAGGATCTTTCCCACATTATGAAGAGGGATTTTTTTCGCTCCTCTGACCTTTAACGTTATTGGCTGATTAGTGGAGAGGGAGTTTTCCATGCTCGAGTTTTTCTAAGATCAATGTCTCAAATGCCTCCCCGGAAGGGACGATTTCCATTTCTACATGCAGGAGAAAAATCTCCTCCAGGAAGGAGGGGAAGTCCGCCAGTTTTATCCCA contains these protein-coding regions:
- a CDS encoding glycosyltransferase family 9 protein, yielding MNILIVKLSAIGDVVHTLPSLAALRKLYPTADITWVIEEATSDLIKEHPYLDRVIVSHRKRWIRDLKKGHIGKTIKDIRSFIKAIRGRPYDLVIDFHGLLKSAVIVLLSSGRRKLGYHSMQELSGLFLNEKIPEDMGKHAVFRYLDFLRYLGADMGEPEFLIPIQKENRERVEELLKTNHIDRKDGFVVVNPIAFWETKLWEEEKFARLCDLITEELKVRVIFTGSECEKIHRLQSLMTLPSINLGGRTTLRDLAYLYQLAALLVTTDSGPMHIAAAVGTPVVALFGPTDPSRTGPFGQGHTVIQKGLPCSPCFLKKCATKKCMYEITAEDVFHEVKEKFSTHRKEKVN
- the waaF gene encoding lipopolysaccharide heptosyltransferase II encodes the protein MENSLSTNQPITLKVRGAKKIPLHNVGKILIRATNWIGDVVMNLPAIAAVRKTFPGAKLSVLTRPWVAEIFRICNDIDEIILLDSSGIHAGITGKLKITKELKHKRFDMAILLQNAIEAAIITWLAGIPIRAGYNSDGRGLLLTHAVKRTKAIRRMHQIDYYLEMVKSLGCQSAGRDIHLRPGKDYHLLSERLLNEYGMTDNRPLVGVAPGATYGPAKRWFPERFAAVADRLIDDFSAGVILFGSPGDRESADAVTDRARHTLINLAGKTELKEAIALIVRCNLFITNDSGLMHVAGALAIPTIAIFGSTNPVTTSPVGDNSIVIYRGVPCSPCLKERCPTDFRCMELIGVDDVYEAARTAMGKQW
- a CDS encoding Trm112 family protein produces the protein MAISKELLDILACPRCKGEIYLNETEDGLICDQCKLLYEIKDGIPIMLIEEAKNIE
- a CDS encoding HAD family hydrolase; the encoded protein is MKKNAAVFLDRDGTIVEEVGYLDSLEKLILFPHTSEAIRTINESGMKAVVITNQSGVARGYFKEDFVRTVHRHIEKTLREKGAVIDGFYYCPHHPTEGKGEYLASCKCRKPEPGMLIRASEDMDIDLARSYVVGDMIKDIVLAGRVGAKGVLVRTGYGSETEKEIICQRIKPAYTAEDILDAVKWIIEDRKR
- a CDS encoding metallophosphoesterase family protein translates to MGKIFAIGDIHGCLFKLKEMMTLIEIDPVDDTLVFVGDYIDRGPDVRGVVDLILHIKRTINDVICLMGNHEQLFLDYLDDMNKDLFLINGGMSTILSYGLIGRGDGEKRNVPETHMQFFTTLYPYYETDDYIFVHAGLRPGIPLAQQDRDDILWIRNEFIASDYDFGKLVVFGHTPLSAPLVDTNKIGIDTGAVYGGKLTCVELPEIKIHQV
- the ftsY gene encoding signal recognition particle-docking protein FtsY, translating into MEGKDLEMGMEGRSFFEKLKTGLAKTREILVKNIDGIIFGGKVIDQKLFEELEEALITADVGPAFTYDLIEKMKERVKRRELKSPELLRSILRDYMMDILRKNESPLLIPRNELFTIMVVGVNGTGKTTTVGKMAYSFQEEGRSVLLAAADTFRAAAIEQLEIWSQRVGVPLVKQKTGSDPSAVVFDALHMAKSNKIDTVIVDTAGRLHTKVNLMEELKKMKRIMGRELPGAPHEILLVLDATTGQNAITQAKMFNEDIGVTGIVLTKLDGTAKGGVIIRIAREFNIPIRYIGIGEGLDDLRRFDSKEFVNAIFGEN
- a CDS encoding acyloxyacyl hydrolase; this encodes MKPRHFIRPFFFLVLILFHGLAYGGEESSARPSIKDRLLTESAFITGFGTSEINEGHYQPVLLIWHLGIDLKKYFPKMKDWKGSLSGYLEPQFNPVTDPETDFEFGIGLGVQYTHPLTDKLSAYISGSVGPHYISVVTRDQANGFIFSNAIGAGLYFFLTKNSAINLGYRLRHISNATLAKPNRGIDTQFGVIGYAVFF